The following DNA comes from Croceicoccus sp. YJ47.
GTCTTAGTTGACGGCGTCCTTCAGGCCCTTGCCGGCCTTGAACTTCGGCTGGGTCGAAGCCTTGATTTCCATCGGCTCGCCCGTGCGCGGGTTGCGACCGGTCGATGCCTTGCGCTCTGCGACCGAAAACGTGCCGAAACCGACGAGGCGCACTTCGTCACCCTTGGCGAGCGCCTCGGTGATGACGTCGAAAACGCTTTCGACTGCCTTGGTCGCATCGTTGCGCGACAGGGCGCTGGCATCGGCAACCTGGCTGATCAGCTCGTTCTTGTTCATGGTTCGAAAACCCCCTTGTATGATTGGCTAATGAAACTCGTGACCCTAACGGGCGGCTCGATAATGAATCGCCCCTAAGACGCACGGAATGGAGCGGTTTTCGGCCAGCGTGTCAAAGGCAAATCCGCGCCAAAGCCGCGGAAAAGATGCGATTTTGGATCCGTTTGCGGCAAAGAGGCGCCATCGGGCCACACCGCACGCGAAATACCGCGATGCAGCATTGTTGCCACATCGCGGTATTATCGTTCGCAGTAAAAACCGGACCTTAATGGGCGGTGGGCACCGTCCCGGCCGTTCCGATCGGCGCCGGCTGACTGGCCAGATCGTCCGCCTCGCTCCAGTCGATCATCTCGGTCGGTTCGGCCAGGGCGCGGGCCAGAACCTCGTCCACATGCGAAACCGGGAGGATTTCGAGCCGATCGGTAATGTTCGACGGGATTTCCACCAGATCCTTGCGGTTTTCTTCGGGAATGAGAACGGTGGTGATCCCGCCGCGCAATGCTGCCAGCAGTTTTTCCTTCAACCCGCCGATGGCCAGTACGCGGCCGCGCAGCGTCACCTCGCCCGTCATGGCGACATCCGCGCGCACGGGGATCCCGGTCAGCGTGGAAATGATCGAAGTGACCATGCCGACGCCCGCGCTCGGCCCGTCCTTGGGCACCGCGCCTTCGGGAAGGTGAATGTGGATGTCCTTGCGCAGGAAGATCGACGGCTTGATGCCGTATGCGGGCGCACGTGCCTTCACGAAGCTGAAGGCCGCCTGCACGCTCTCGTTCATCACCTCGCCCAGCTTGCCGGTGGTGCGAACCTGCCCCTTGCCGGGCACGGTGACGCTTTCGATGGTGAGCAATTCGCCGCCCACCTCGGTCCAGGCGAGGCCCGTGACCGCGCCGACCTGGTTCTCCTCGTCCGAAACGCCGTGGCGGAACTTGCGCACCCCGGCGAACTCGCCCAAGTTCTCCGGCGTGATGGTGACGCTCTTCACCTCGCCTTCCAGAATCTTGCGCAGGCTCTTGCGCGCGAGCCGCGCGATCTCACGCTCGAGCGTGCGAACACCGGCCTCCCGCGTGTAATAGCGGATCAAATCGCGCAGGCCTTCCTGAGTCAGGGTGAATTCCCCTTCGGTAAGCCCGTGCTGCTCGACCTGCTTCTCGATCAGGTGGCGCTCGGCAATCTCGACCTTTTCATCCTCGGTATATCCTTCGAGGCGGATGATCTCCATCCGGTCGAGCAGCGGCTGCGGCAGGTTCAGCGAATTGGCCGTGCACACGAACATCACGTCGGACAGATCGTAATCGACCTCGAGGTAATGATCCTGGAACTTTGCGTTCTGTTCTGGGTCCAGCACCTCGAGCAGGGCCGAGGCCGGATCGCCGCGGAAATCCTGCCCCAGCTTGTCGATCTCGTCGAGCAGGAAGAGCGGATTGGACGCGCCCGCCTTCTTCAGATTGGTGACGATCTTGCCCGGAAGCGAGCCGATATAGGTGCGCCGATGGCCGCGAATCTCGGCCTCGTCGCGCACACCGCCCAGCGACTGGCGCACGAACTCGCGCCCCGTCGCACGCGCGATCGAACGGCCAAGCGAGGTCTTGCCCACGCCCGGCGGCCCGACGAGGCACAGGATCGGCCCCTTCAGCTTGTTGGTGCGTGCCTGCACCGCGAGATATTCGACGATCCGGTCCTTCACCTTTTCCAGCGCGTAGTGATCGGCGTCGAGCACCTCCTGCGCCTTGGCGATGTCCTTCTTGACCTTCGACTTCTTGCCCCACGGCAGGCCCAGCAGCACGTCGAGATAATTGCGGATGACGGTGGCCTCCGCGCTCATCGGCTGCATCGCCTTCAACTTCTTCAACTCGGCATTGGCCTTCGCCTTCGCCTCCTTGGAGAGCTTCGTCTTCTCGATCTTCTCGGCCAGTTCGGACAGCTCGTCGCCATCCTCGCCCTCGCCGCCGAGCTCGGACTGAATCGCCTTCAGCTGTTCGTTGAGGTAATATTCGCGCTGCGTCTTTTCCATTTGCCGCTTCACACGGCCACGGATGCGGCGTTCGACCTGCAACACGCCGAGCTCGCCTTCCATGAAGGACAGCCCCATCTCCAGCCGCTTCACCGGATCGCGCTCGGTCAGCATCGCCTGCTTGTCGCTGACCTTGGCGGCAATGTTCGCGGCGACCGCATCGGCAAGGCGCGAGGCATCGTCGATCTCGGCAAGCTGTTCGCCGGCATCGGCCGACAGCTTCTTGTTCAGTTTCGCATAATCGTCGAACTGCTCCATCACCTGGCGCATGAGGGCGGCGACCTCGCTGCCCGATGCGGTGATCTCGTCGAGCACCTCGACCTCGGCGCGGACCATGGCGCCGGTATCCTCGACCGCGTTGAGCGCCGCGCGTTCCTGCCCCTCGACCAGCACGCGAACGGTGCCATCCGGCAGTTTCAGCAATTGCAGCACGGTCGCGACCACGCCCATGTCATACAGGTCGTCCGCCGCCGGATCGTCGCAGGCCGGATCGATCTGCGAGACCAGCATGATCTGCTTGCCCGATGCGTTTTCATCCTCGTCGGCGTCGTCCGCATCGGGCGCGGCCATCGCAGCCTCCAGCGCAGCGACGGATTTTTCACGTCCGACGAAAAGCGGCACGACCATGCCGGGAAATACGACGATGTCGCGCAAGGGTAGAAGCGGGTAGGAACTCATCCAGATATTTTCCATTCAGTGGCGCTTACGCCAATCGTCCGGCGCGCGCATTACGATCCGCATCCAATATGGTGCAGTATCGCACGGGTGCAACCACGGCGGGCGTCGCCGCCCGCGATCAGAGACCGAGCTTGGAAAGGTCGAAGCCCGGCGGCAGGCCGGCCTGCGACTGCACCTTCTGCATCTCCTCGTTCGCGCGGGCGTCGGCGCGGGTCCGGCAATCGTTGAAGGCCGCGGTGATGAGATCCTCCAGCATCTGCTTGTCCTCCTTCACCATCAGGCTGTCGTCGATCGACACGCCCAGGATGCGGCCCTTCGCCGTGCTGCGGATCTTGACCATGCCGCCGCCCGACACGCCCTCGACCTCGATATTGTCGAGCGTGGCCTGCGCGTCGTTCATCTGCTTCTGAATCGTTTCGGCGGCCTGCTGCGCGGCCTGGATCATTTCTTCCATCGATTTCATCGTCTGGCTCCTGTCGTGCCTGTTATCGGGTCAATATATAGGGGCTTCAGGCGCGTTTGAAACGCCGCTCGTCCATCTGTTCCACTTCGGCCTCGTCCATGAGCCGGGCGTCGGGAAAGGCGGAAAGCGCCGCCTTCACCAACGGCGCCTCGCGCACGATGCGGGCTTCGTCTTCGGCCTTTGCGCGGGCGATCTCGGCCAGCGAGGGGCGTGTCGCCTCGCACTCCTCCGCGCGGTGCAGTTCCCATCGCTCCCCCGTGGCGCGGTAGAGGGCGTCGCGCAATTCGGGGGCGACGTCCTCGCCATAGCCGGGCACCGTGGCGTAGCGCAGCATCCCGTATTGCAATTCGGCCACCCGGATCCAGTCCCGCATGATCTGCCCCACGCGCAGCTGGCCGACATCCTCCACCTGTTCGATGAGATCGGTCCATTCCGGAGCGGGCCTCGTCGTCGCGGCGGTCGTGGCCGTGGGGGCGGCCTGCGCATCACCGCCGCCGCTAGCGGCAATCGCCGGTCGGGCGGCCATTTCGTCCAGCCTGCGCATCAGCATGCCGGGATCGGGCATGTCCGCGGCGTGCAGGATGCGGAGCAGGGCCATCTGCGCCGCGGCGAGCGGGTCGGGCGCGGTCCGCACCTCGTCATGTCCTTTAAGCAGCAATTGCCAGAGCCGGTGCAATTGCGCCGCGCCCAGCGTGCCCGCCCATTGCTCGATCGCCGCGCGCTCCTCTGCCAATGGCGCATCGGCGGCGCCGCGCGCGAGCTGCGCCAGCGTGATGCGGTGGACGAGCTCCATCTGTCCGCGCAGCAGGGCCACCGGCTCCACGCCGAGTGCATATTGCCGGTCGACCAGATCGAGCAGCCCCGCCCCGTCGCCCGACAGCACGGCGGAGAGCAGGCGGCGCTGCACTCCCTTGTCGGCAAGGCCGAGCATGTCGCGCACCTGATCCGCGCTGACGCGGGTGGTTTCGCCCTCGCTCGCCATGTCGGCATGGGCGATCGCCTGGTCGAGGATCGAGAGCCCGTCGCGCACCGATCCTTCGGCGGCGGCAGCGATCATGGACAGCGCCTCGTCCTCCGCCTCGACCTGTTCCTGCGCGCAGACCCAGGCGAAATGTGCCTGCAACATGGGCGCGGTGATCCGGCGCAGATCGAACCGCTGCGTCCGGGACAGGACCGTCACCGGAAGCTTGTCCACCTCGGTCGTGGCGAACAGGAATTTCACATGCGCCGGCGGCTCCTCCAGCGTTTTCAGGAGCGCGTTGAACGCATTGCGCGAGAGCATGTGCACTTCGTCAATGATATAGATCTTGTAGCGCGCCGATACCGCGGAATAGCGTACCGCCTCGATAATCTCGCGCACGTCGTCGACGCCGGTATGGCTGGCGGCGTCCATCTCGATCACGTCGATGTGGCGCCCCTCGGCAATGGCGACGCAAGGCTCGCACACGCCGCACGGGTCGATGGTCGGCCCGCCTTGCCCGTCGGGGCCAATGCAGTTCAGCGCCTTGGCAATCAGCCGCGCGGTGCTCGTCTTGCCCACCCCGCGCACGCCGGTCATCAGGAATGCATGCGCCAACCGGTCGCGCCGGATCGCATTGGCCAGCGTCTGCACCATGGCGTCCTGCCCGATGAGCTGTCCGAAGGTCTGCGGCCGGTACTTGCGCGCCAATACGCGATAGGGTTGCGCCGGGTCGGGCACGGTCGCGGGCGACGTTGCCGGTTCGCCTAGCCCGAGCCCGAGGGCATCGTCCGCCATGTCGGGTTCGCGCGGGGGCGGCGCCGGGGCAGGATCGCCGGCGCCAAAGATATCGGGTGAATCGGCCATGGCCCGCAATGTAGTGCGATCACCCCCCAATGTCGAAGGGCGCGGATGTGCAAATTGCGGATAGCTCGATGGTTCCGGGCAGCCACCCGGACCGATCGCGGCAGATATGGGGTGATGAAGGAGCCGGGCGACCCGCAGCAATCCGTTGTGGCTGCTTCCTTCCGGACCTGACCAGGTTGGCGAACGCGAACGTCCACCCGACTCCCGGCCCGCGATATGCCGATCCGCGCAATAAATGGCAAGGGTCAATCCGACATGCTATCGCCGCTGCCATGATACGGACGGGAATCGACACCACCATGACGAGCAGAAGCTTGCGCACCGCGGCCACCGCCATCCTGCTGACCGGGACGATGCCGGGCATGACGCCTTCGGCCATGGCGCAAACACCCGATTTCGGGGACGACAGCAGCGAATGGGCGCGCGATGGCGAATGCGACGACATGCGTTTCATCGGCGCCGGCATGGCGGCCGTCCTCAATGACGAGGATCGCGGCCACGACGCAACCGATTGCCGCGTCGCGTTCGAGCAGACGCGCGTGACCATGCGCAGCGAGGAATTGCAGCAGCGCGTCGTCGATGCACGGCGAATCGCGTGGGGCGACGACGAAGGGGCGTTCGCCAATGACGGCGAATGCGACGACATGCGTTTCGAAGGCGAAGCGATGACGACGACCGTATTGCGCGTCGAGGATGTGCAGCACGATGCCGGCGATTGCCGCACCGCGTATCAGGACGGGCGCATCACGCTCAAGCAATAAGGCCGGCGGGGCGCGAACCCGGCGGACCGGTCAGCGAAAATTATCGGCGTAGGCCTGCAGCTTGAGCCGGCGCGGCGGGGTCGGCACGATATGCACCGCGATCCCGTATTTGTCGGCATAAGCCTTCGCCGCGTCGCAGTCGGGAAACTGCAACTGCACCTGTGCCTGCGTATCGCCGGACCCGGCCCAGCCCATCAGCGGGTCGGGCTTCTTCGCCTCCGACGCTTCGAATTCGAGGATCCAGTCGCTGGAACGCGCACGCCCCGACTGCATGGCGTTTTTCGGACGCTGATAGATTCGTGCTGCCATAATGCCCTTGCGATGCCCCGTGCCGACGCCGAAATCAAGCGCGGGATCGGCCCCGCCCTTCAAAAGCATTGCGGGTTTTCAGGCTGGCCTCCTCCTCCCACGGCCGTTCGGGCCAGCGGTGGCGGGGATAGCGCCCCTTCATCTCGCGCCGCACATCGGCCCAGCTCCCGCGCCAGAATGCGGGAAGGTCACGCGTCGCCTGGATCGGACGGCCCGCGGGCGAGGTCAGTTGCAGGAGCAGCGCACGCGGCGGGCTGCCGAATTCGGGATGACGGTCCAGTCCGAACAAAGCCTGCACCCGCAATTCGACCTGCGGGCCGCCTTCCGCTTCGTAATCGATGGCGTGGCTCGTCCCGGCGGGCGAGGTGAAGTTCGCCGGCGCCACCCGGTCGAGCGTCTGCTGCGCCGGCCAGTCGAGCCGCGCGCGCAGGGCATCGTGCAACCCACGCGGGTCGAGCGCGTCGAAACTGCGCTTGCCCGCAAGCAGCGGCGTGAGCCATGCGTCCGCCTCGGCGCGCAAAGTCTCGTCCGACAGCGTGTCGAGCCCTGCAAATCGCGCGCGCGCCAGCAAGCCATGCGCCGCGCGGCCCAATGGCAGCAATTGCAGCCCGTCCCGCGCCACGCGCGCCACCATCATGGCCGCGATCGCCTCCGCATCGGGCTCCGGGTCCGGCCCTTCGGCCAGCACGATCCGGCCCATCCGGCGTTGCAGCCGCGCCTCCGCCCGCCCCTCGTTCCAGCGCAGCGTGCGGCGCCGCTCGATCCGGTTCGCCAGCCAGCGCTCGACATCCTCCGCCTCGATCTCGGCCGCCGCCATGATGCGCGCCCCGCCCGCGTGCCCCTGCGCCGCGCCGACCGCCAGCCATTCCGCCCGCGCCAGCGTCGAAAGCGGGTCGAGCCGCAACCCTCGCCCGCCGGCGGTCAGCCAGTCCTCGCCATTCGTACCCCGCGCCCGCGCGACCCGGTCGGGAAAGGCATGGGCGAGCAGGATGCCCGGCGGCGGGACATCGCCCGTCTCCGCCCGGTCCGTCCCGGCAAGGCTTTCGGCCTTGCGCGCCCATCGGGCGGCGAGCTTGCGGCTGGCATCGGCACGCCCGCCCCGCGCGGCGTTCCACCGCGACAGCCGCGCGGCCAGATCCTCACCCCCGCCGCCGAGATTGCGTTCCTGCAACAAAAGCGCGATCCGCGCCGCCGTTTCCGCCACGCCGTGCCGCGCCCCGAACAGCACCATCGCCGCAAGCGCAGGCTCGATCCCCATCCGGTCGAGATCCGCACCCCGCGCCGTCAGCCGCCCCTCGGCATCCAGCGCACCCAGCGCCTCCAGCCTGTCCCGCGCGGCGCGCAGTGCAGCGGCGGGCGGCGGGTCGAGCCAGCGCAATTCGTCCGCCCCGCTCCCCCACCGCGTCAGCGACAGCAGCAGCGGCGCCAGATCCGCCGTCGCGATTTCGGGCGGATCATAGGGCTGAAACCCGCCTTCGGCCGCGGCCTCCCACATGCGATAGCAGGTGCCGGAGCGCTGTCGTGCGGCGCGGCCCGCCCGCTGCGCAATGGCGGCGCGGCTCGCGCGCACGGTGACGAGCCGGGTCAGCCCCGCCTCGACATCGAATTCCGGACGCCGCGACAGACCCGCATCGACAACCACCGAAACCCCGTCGAGCGTGAGCGAGGTTTCCGCGATTGCCGTGGCCAAGACGATCCGCCGCCGCCCGCCATCGTCGCGGCGCAAGGCGCGGCGCTGCTCCGCCGGCTCCACCTGCCCGTGGAGCGGCAGGACGAGCGCGCCCGGCAGCGCCGCCGTCACCGTGTCCATCGCGCGCTCGATCTCTCGTACCCCCGGCAGGAATACGAGAAGATCGCGGTCCGCCTTCGTCTCGCTCCACGCCCGGCGCACGGCGCCCGCCACCTGGTCCTCCAGCCGCAATTCCGCCCGCGTACCGATATGCTCGATGGTGAGGGGGTGGATCTTGCCCTCGCTCTCGATCACCGGGGCGCCGCCCATCGTCTGCGCGAACCGCGCGCCGTCGATCGTCGCCGACATCACCAACAGACGCAGATCGGGCCGCAGCACCGCCTGCGTCTCCAGCGCAAGGGCGAGGCCGAGGTCGCTATCGAGATGGCGTTCGTGCGCCTCGTCGAACAGGACCGCGGACACGCCGGAGAGTTCGGGATCCGCGGCGATGCGATTGACGAAAATCGCCTCCGTCATCACCGTGATGCGGGTGAGAGCCGATGTCCGGCTGTCCATGCGGGAAAGATAGCCGACCGTCGCGCCGGCCCGTTCGCCCAGCGTTTCGGCCATGCGTTCGGCGGCGGCACGCGCGGCGACGCGGCGCGGGCTGAGCAAAAGGATTTCGCCGTCGCACCACGGCTCATGCAGCAGGGCCGGGGCAACCGCCGTCGTCTTGCCCGCGCCCGGCGGCGCGATCAGCACGGCGCCCGCCCCCTCGCGCAGCGCGGCGGCAAGGTCGGGCAGGACGGCATTTATGGGGAGCGGCGCGCTCTCCATCGCGGGGTCAATAGCGGCGGGCCACCGCGAATTGCACCGCCTCCATCATCGCGGCGCGCGCCTCGTTCGCGGGAAAGCCCGATATGGCATCGATGGCGCGATTCGCGAAATGGCGTGCCCGTTCGCGCGTGTCCGTCACCGCATCATATTTCGCGATAAGCGCGATCGCATGGGCAAGATCCTCGTCCGAGTTCCGCTTGCCCCGGATCGCGTCCTGCCAGAAGGCGCGCTCCTTCGCATCGCCGCGCGCATAGGCGAGGATGACCGGGAGCGTCATCTTTCCATCGCGGAAATCGTCGCCCTTGTCCTTGCCGGATCTGCCGACTTCGGAATCGTAATCGATCGCATCGTCGGCCAATTGAAACGCAATGCCGAGATTGCGGCCATAATCGTCGAGCGCTTCCTCCACCTTCGGATCGCGTTCGGCCACGACGGCGGCAATGCGGCAGGCGGCGGCGAACAGCGCGGCGGTCTTTGCGCCGACGATGTGGAGATAGCGTTCCTCGCCCGTTTCCACCTTGCGCTGCGCGGTGAGCTGATCGACCTCGCCCTCGGCGATGACCGCGCTCGCGCCCGACAGGATCTTCAGCACCTTGAGGCTGCCGTCCTCGACCATCAATTCGAAGCTGCGCGAAAACAGGAAATCCCCGACCAGCACGGCGGCAGGGTTGCCGAACACGATATTGGCCGCGTCTTTGCCGCGGCGCATGTCCGATTTGTCGACGACATCATCGTGCAGCAGCGTCGCGGTGTGGATGAATTCCACCGCCGCGGCGAGCTTGTGATGGCGCACGCCTTCATATTCGAGGAGTGCCGCACTGGCGAGGGTCAGCATCGGGCGCATACGCTTGCCCCCACCCGCGATGAGGTGACCGGCCAAAGCGGGAATCAGCGGGATTTTCGACTGCATCCGGTCGAGGATGATGCGGTTCACCCCGCTCATCCCATCGGCGGTCAGCGCCAGAATCGGAGACAGCGACGGTTCGCCGGGGGTCAATTTGTGCACTGTTGCGCTCACGCAGCGTCGTTTGGGGGCGATAGCGCGCCAAAGCAAGAGACAAGTTGGGGATATCCCGACGAATCGCGCCGGAACGGTGGCGCCCCGCGACCGGGCATCGCCGCAATGCGCTTGCCAGCGGGCAGGGGCTTGGTAAGACGCGAGCCATGACCGGATCGAAACAGACATCGAAACAGGCGCAGACCGAGGGCAGCCGCTCGCCGACGGACGTCTTGTCCGCCTACCGCCGCAGCATCGACAATATCGACGCAGCGCTCGTGCACATGCTGGCCGAACGGTTCCGCATCACGCAGGCCGTCGGCGAGTTCAAGGCGAAGGCCGAATTGCCCCCCGCCGACCCCGCGCGCGAGGAAAAGCAGATCGCCCGCCTGCGGGCGCTGGCCGAAGACGCCGATCTCGACCCGGAATTCAGCGAGAAATTCCTGCGCTTCATCATCGACGAGGTCATCCGCCATCATCAGCAGGCCCGCGGCGAATAATCGGCGCAAGCCTTCGTCCGTGCGCCTTATCCCGCGCGCGGCAGGGCCAGCCGGACCAGCAGCCCGCCCAGGTCCTCGCTTTCCTCGAGCGCGACCTCACCGCCATAGATTTCGACCACGTCGCGCACGATCGCAAGGCCGAGACCCGTGCCCGGCTTGTTCGTGTCGAGCCGGGCGCCCCGGTCGAATATGCGGATACGCTCGGGATCGGGGATGCCCATGCCGTCATCCTCGATCCAGATTTCGCACAATTCGCCATCGGGCACCGCATCGACCGTGACGAACACGCTGCCCCCGCCGTATTTGGCGGCGTTCTCGACCAGATTGCCGAGCAATTCGTCGAGATCCTGCCGTTCCAGCGCGACCATGGCGGTATCGGCGCCATCGATGTCGAACCGCACGTCGGGGTAGAGCCGGCCGACCGCCCGCTCCACCGCGTCCGCCGCGCCGCGCACGTCGGCGCGCGCAAGCCCGCTGACCCTGCGGCCGGTAGGGCGCGGGCGCGGGCGAGATGGTGGTCGACCTGCCGGCGCATGATCGCGGCCTCGCGCTTGACCACCTCGTCGAGATCGGGCGCGCGGGCGGCGGCGGCATTGTTCACGACCGTGAGAGGCGTTTTCAGCGCATGGGCGAGATTGCCGGCATGGGTGCGCGCCTCCTCGGCCTGCCGCTGCGAATGGGCGAGCAGGGCATTCAATTCGTCCACCATCGGCTGCACCTCGAGCGGGAGCGGTTCCTCCACCCGCGGCACGCCGGTCACGCGGATGCGGTGGATGGCGCGCCGGATCCCGCGCAGGGGCGACAGGCCGAGCCATGTCTGCAACGCGGCCATCACGATCAGGCCAAAGCCCAGCACGACGAAGCTGTAGATGAGGATCGAGCGCACCCGCCCGATCTGCGCATTCAGCTCGCCGCGCGATGCTGCCACGGTGAACCACCATGTCGTATCGCTTCCGGGAAGGATGATGGGCCGCTGTATCACGCGCAGCGGTTCATTTTCGAACGTGGCGGAATCGAAGATCACAGGGTCCATGCTGTCGGTCTCGCGCACCGGCAATTGCCTGTCCCACAAAGATCGCGACAGATAATCCTCGTGCCCCTCGCCCACGATCTGCCAGTAGAGGCCGCTCCCCGGCTCCAGGAAACGCTGATCCCCCAAAGGCCGCGAAAACCATACCGCATCGTCCGGCCCGATTTCGGCCGACGCGACCATCGCGGTCAGGATATATTCGAGCTGCTCGTCGAAACTGCGCGTGACATAGGAATTGAGCGTCCGGTCGAGCGCCACCCCGCCCGCCAGCAACAGGATCGAGATCCACGCCAGCGCGATCAGCATCATGCGCCGCGACAGCGATCCCGTGTGCGCCCGCGGGAGGCGCGCACGCGTATCGGTCAGGGCCGTGGACGCATCGCCCGACGGCCCGTCGACGCGATCCTTCGCGCCCTTACCCGCGCGGAGCGTCGGCGGGATCGTCGAGACTGTAGCCAAGGCCACGGATCGTGGTGATGACATCCGCGCCCAGCTTCTTCCGAATACGGGTCACGAACACTTCGATGGTATTGGAATCGCGGTCGAAATCCTGATCGTAGATATGTTCGATCAATTCGGTGCGGCTGACGACCTTGCCCTTGTGATGCATGAGATAGGACAGCAGCTTGTACTCCTGCGCGGTGAGTTTCACCGGCTCCCCGTCGAGCGTGACCCGGCCCGAGCGCGTGTCCAGCCGCACATTGCCGGCAATCAGCTCGCTCGTCGCATTGCCGGTCGAACGGCGGATGAGCGCGCGCAACCGGGCGATCAGCTCCTCTGTCTGAAACGGCTTGGCGAGGTAGTCGTCGGCGCCGGCATCGAGCCCGGCCACCTTGTCGGACCAGCTGTCGCGCGCGGTGAGCACGAGCACGGGAAAGGTCTTGCCCTCCTTGCGCCACATGCCCAGCACGGTCAGCCCGTCGATCTCGGGCAGGCCGAGGTCGAGGATGACCGCGTCATATTCCTCCGTCGAGCCCATGAAATGCCCGTCTTCGCCATCGACCGACAGATCCACGGCATAGCCCGTCTGCTCGAGCGTGGTCTTCAATTGCTGACCAAGAGTGGGTTCGTCCTCGACGATCAGGATACGCATGCATGTTCCCCGTTCATGCCCCCGCGAAAGGCGGGCGGTTCGTGACATGAACAGATGAAAGAGCGGAAAGGTCCGGTCAAGCGCATTGCACCGTCGGATCGCACCCCCGGAACCCGCCGGGTTCAGCGCATGATATTGACGATATTCCCGGTGCGCGCATCAACATCGACGAACACCACGCGCCCGTTGCGAATGAATTTCAGGCGATAGGTATTGGCCGAAAATTCATCCATGCCGAGATAATCCATCCCCTTCATCCGCGGCAGGACCCGCGATTCGATTTCGCGCAGGGTGTGCACGTTGCCGGCCCGCAATTCGCGGCGGGCCTCGCCCTGACCGTCGCGCTTGCCCTGCTCCGCATGGGCGGGGACGGCAAGCGAAAGGCATGACACGGCGACCAGCACGGCGGCCACGGGCGCGCGCATGGCGAAGCGGGGACGATGGGGTGTGCGAATTGTCATGGTGGTCGCCGTGTTAGTATCAAGCCATTGAACGCAATCTGAATATTGCCGCGTCCGCGTTGCGCCCGCCCCTTATCGCGTCATTTCATATTTCAGGGTCAGCATGACCACCGTGCCCACCTGCCCCGGTTTTACAGGGCTGCTGGCGCCCTCCCGGCGGCTTGCCGTGACCA
Coding sequences within:
- a CDS encoding HU family DNA-binding protein — protein: MNKNELISQVADASALSRNDATKAVESVFDVITEALAKGDEVRLVGFGTFSVAERKASTGRNPRTGEPMEIKASTQPKFKAGKGLKDAVN
- the lon gene encoding endopeptidase La; amino-acid sequence: MENIWMSSYPLLPLRDIVVFPGMVVPLFVGREKSVAALEAAMAAPDADDADEDENASGKQIMLVSQIDPACDDPAADDLYDMGVVATVLQLLKLPDGTVRVLVEGQERAALNAVEDTGAMVRAEVEVLDEITASGSEVAALMRQVMEQFDDYAKLNKKLSADAGEQLAEIDDASRLADAVAANIAAKVSDKQAMLTERDPVKRLEMGLSFMEGELGVLQVERRIRGRVKRQMEKTQREYYLNEQLKAIQSELGGEGEDGDELSELAEKIEKTKLSKEAKAKANAELKKLKAMQPMSAEATVIRNYLDVLLGLPWGKKSKVKKDIAKAQEVLDADHYALEKVKDRIVEYLAVQARTNKLKGPILCLVGPPGVGKTSLGRSIARATGREFVRQSLGGVRDEAEIRGHRRTYIGSLPGKIVTNLKKAGASNPLFLLDEIDKLGQDFRGDPASALLEVLDPEQNAKFQDHYLEVDYDLSDVMFVCTANSLNLPQPLLDRMEIIRLEGYTEDEKVEIAERHLIEKQVEQHGLTEGEFTLTQEGLRDLIRYYTREAGVRTLEREIARLARKSLRKILEGEVKSVTITPENLGEFAGVRKFRHGVSDEENQVGAVTGLAWTEVGGELLTIESVTVPGKGQVRTTGKLGEVMNESVQAAFSFVKARAPAYGIKPSIFLRKDIHIHLPEGAVPKDGPSAGVGMVTSIISTLTGIPVRADVAMTGEVTLRGRVLAIGGLKEKLLAALRGGITTVLIPEENRKDLVEIPSNITDRLEILPVSHVDEVLARALAEPTEMIDWSEADDLASQPAPIGTAGTVPTAH
- a CDS encoding YbaB/EbfC family nucleoid-associated protein — its product is MKSMEEMIQAAQQAAETIQKQMNDAQATLDNIEVEGVSGGGMVKIRSTAKGRILGVSIDDSLMVKEDKQMLEDLITAAFNDCRTRADARANEEMQKVQSQAGLPPGFDLSKLGL
- a CDS encoding DNA polymerase III subunit gamma/tau — translated: MADSPDIFGAGDPAPAPPPREPDMADDALGLGLGEPATSPATVPDPAQPYRVLARKYRPQTFGQLIGQDAMVQTLANAIRRDRLAHAFLMTGVRGVGKTSTARLIAKALNCIGPDGQGGPTIDPCGVCEPCVAIAEGRHIDVIEMDAASHTGVDDVREIIEAVRYSAVSARYKIYIIDEVHMLSRNAFNALLKTLEEPPAHVKFLFATTEVDKLPVTVLSRTQRFDLRRITAPMLQAHFAWVCAQEQVEAEDEALSMIAAAAEGSVRDGLSILDQAIAHADMASEGETTRVSADQVRDMLGLADKGVQRRLLSAVLSGDGAGLLDLVDRQYALGVEPVALLRGQMELVHRITLAQLARGAADAPLAEERAAIEQWAGTLGAAQLHRLWQLLLKGHDEVRTAPDPLAAAQMALLRILHAADMPDPGMLMRRLDEMAARPAIAASGGGDAQAAPTATTAATTRPAPEWTDLIEQVEDVGQLRVGQIMRDWIRVAELQYGMLRYATVPGYGEDVAPELRDALYRATGERWELHRAEECEATRPSLAEIARAKAEDEARIVREAPLVKAALSAFPDARLMDEAEVEQMDERRFKRA
- a CDS encoding ETC complex I subunit, giving the protein MAARIYQRPKNAMQSGRARSSDWILEFEASEAKKPDPLMGWAGSGDTQAQVQLQFPDCDAAKAYADKYGIAVHIVPTPPRRLKLQAYADNFR
- the hrpB gene encoding ATP-dependent helicase HrpB gives rise to the protein MESAPLPINAVLPDLAAALREGAGAVLIAPPGAGKTTAVAPALLHEPWCDGEILLLSPRRVAARAAAERMAETLGERAGATVGYLSRMDSRTSALTRITVMTEAIFVNRIAADPELSGVSAVLFDEAHERHLDSDLGLALALETQAVLRPDLRLLVMSATIDGARFAQTMGGAPVIESEGKIHPLTIEHIGTRAELRLEDQVAGAVRRAWSETKADRDLLVFLPGVREIERAMDTVTAALPGALVLPLHGQVEPAEQRRALRRDDGGRRRIVLATAIAETSLTLDGVSVVVDAGLSRRPEFDVEAGLTRLVTVRASRAAIAQRAGRAARQRSGTCYRMWEAAAEGGFQPYDPPEIATADLAPLLLSLTRWGSGADELRWLDPPPAAALRAARDRLEALGALDAEGRLTARGADLDRMGIEPALAAMVLFGARHGVAETAARIALLLQERNLGGGGEDLAARLSRWNAARGGRADASRKLAARWARKAESLAGTDRAETGDVPPPGILLAHAFPDRVARARGTNGEDWLTAGGRGLRLDPLSTLARAEWLAVGAAQGHAGGARIMAAAEIEAEDVERWLANRIERRRTLRWNEGRAEARLQRRMGRIVLAEGPDPEPDAEAIAAMMVARVARDGLQLLPLGRAAHGLLARARFAGLDTLSDETLRAEADAWLTPLLAGKRSFDALDPRGLHDALRARLDWPAQQTLDRVAPANFTSPAGTSHAIDYEAEGGPQVELRVQALFGLDRHPEFGSPPRALLLQLTSPAGRPIQATRDLPAFWRGSWADVRREMKGRYPRHRWPERPWEEEASLKTRNAFEGRGRSRA